The Girardinichthys multiradiatus isolate DD_20200921_A chromosome 24, DD_fGirMul_XY1, whole genome shotgun sequence genome has a window encoding:
- the LOC124861801 gene encoding protein boule-like translates to MNAAMEMENQNALTSCHSSSNDSSSSSFDVLTQENPLENFAHHSAAPGTIIPNRIFVGGIDHRVNENDLRHIFSQYGPVKDVKIVIDRSGISKRYGFVTFETQEDVLRILSNVNGICFKEKKLCIGQAVRKYHTPGQAKNPRMANLEPAIPHMMSCGTFYLTTSTGYPYTYHKGVAYFHCPVMNPVVHHRSPHLQLMLPRSHQPVHPQQTPVYHHCQDVPNQYQWNMGQVLTPFSAAMYSQQPEYFYHPLDRSSYLCPAPGMEGSTPEFLEPTAPQFYSGMTPIALQHDPRENQLFPPPRVHLKPKYRRYMHPKDYYHLPESTEPPDASVFSFHSPHVG, encoded by the exons ATGAATGCGGCTATGGAGATGGAAAATCAAAACGCG CTCACATCCTGCCATTCGTCGTCTAATGACAGCAGCTCTTCGTCTTTTGATGTCTTAACTCAAGAAAACCCTCTGGAGAACTTTGCCCACCACTCAGCCGCCCCCGGCACCATCATTCCCAATCGAATTTTTGTCGGGGGAATTGACCACAGG GTCAATGAGAACGACCTGCGTCATATCTTCTCACAATACGGTCCAGTGAAAGATGTGAAGATAGTAATAGATCGCTCAGGAATCTCAAAAAG ATACGGGTTTGTTACATTTGAAACCCAAGAAGATGTATTGAGAATCCTCAGTAAT GTTAATGGAATCTGTTTCAAAGAAAAGAAGCTCTGCATCGGCCAGGCTGTTAGAAAGTATCACACTCCGGGGCAAG CTAAGAATCCCCGCATGGCCAACCTTGAACCGGCCATCCCTCATATGATGTCCTGTGGGACCTTTTATCTGACCACGTCCACAGGGTATCCTTACACCTACCATAAGGGTGTTGCCTACTTTCACTGCCCCGTTATGAACCCCGTGGTTCACCACAGGTCG CCTCATCTTCAACTGATGCTTCCTCGGTCCCATCAGCCTGTTCACCCCCAGCAGACACCCGTGTATCATCACTGCCAG GATGTCCCAAACCAGTATCAATGGAATATGGGTCAG GTGCTGACGCCTTTCAGTGCAGCAATGTACTCACAGCAGCCAGAATATTTTTACCATCCCCTTGACAGAAGTTCTTACCTGTGTCCTGCGCCTGGCATGGAAGGCAGTACACCAGAG tttttagAGCCGACAGCACCACAATTTTACTCAGGAATGACACCCATTGCTCTGCAGCACGACCCTAGAGAG AATCAGCTGTTCCCTCCTCCGCGTGTCCATCTGAAGCCAAAGTACCGCCGCTACATGCACCCCAAGGACTACTACCATCTGCCTGAATCCACAGAGCCGCCAGATGCCTCAGTGTTTTCTTTCCACTCTCCTCATGTAGGCTAA
- the LOC124861802 gene encoding gamma-crystallin M2-like has translation MGKIIFYEDRNFQGRHHECMSDCSDLHPYFNRCNSIRVESGCFMVYDRPHYLGHQYFLRRGEYSDNQRMIGINDCIRSCRMIPMHRGSYKIRLYERPDMGGQMQEISDDCPNIQDRLRMSDINSCNVVDGHWLLYDQPNYRGKTYYLRPGEYRRYSDWGGASPRIGSLRRITDFN, from the exons ATGGGAAAG ATCATATTCTACGAGGACAGAAATTTCCAGGGTCGCCACCATGAGTGCATGAGCGACTGCTCCGACCTGCACCCCTACTTCAACCGCTGCAACTCCATCCGAGTGGAGAGCGGCTGCTTCATGGTGTACGACAGACCGCACTATCTGGGCCACCAGTACTTCCTGCGCAGGGGGGAGTACTCCGACAACCAGCGTATGATTGGCATCAATGACTGCATCCGCTCATGCCGCATGATTCCCATG CACCGTGGCTCCTACAAAATAAGGCTGTATGAGCGTCCGGACATGGGTGGTCAGATGCAGGAGATCAGCGACGACTGCCCCAACATCCAGGACCGCCTGCGGATGTCCGACATTAACTCATGCAACGTGGTCGACGGCCACTGGCTGCTGTACGACCAACCCAACTACAGGGGGAAAACCTACTACCTGAGACCCGGCGAGTACCGCAGATACAGCGACTGGGGTGGCGCCAGCCCAAGGATCGGCTCTCTCAGGCGAATCACTGACTTTAACTAA
- the LOC124861803 gene encoding gamma-crystallin M2-like — protein MGKIIFYEDRNFQGRSYECSGECSDLHSHFSRCNSIRVDSGAWMVYEKPNYMGYQYFLRKGDYSDYQRWMGFNDCVRSCRMIPMHQGSHKMMIYERPDFGRQMMELTDDCPSLYERFHFNDVLSCNVMDGQWLFYEHPHYRGRQYLLLPGQYRSFQEWGSINPRVGSIRRITM, from the exons ATGGGAAAG ATCATCTTCTATGAGGACAGAAACTTTCAGGGCCGCTCCTATGAATGCAGCGGCGAATGCTCTGACCTGCACTCCCACTTCAGCCGCTGTAACTCCATCAGGGTGGACAGTGGAGCCTGGATGGTCTACGAGAAACCCAACTACATGGGCTACCAGTACTTCCTGAGGAAGGGGGACTATTCAGACTACCAGCGCTGGATGGGATTCAACGACTGTGTTCGATCCTGCCGTATGATCCCCATG CACCAAGGATCTCATAAGATGATGATCTACGAGCGCCCAGACTTTGGACggcagatgatggagctcacTGATGACTGCCCTTCTCTCTATGAGCGGTTCCATTTTAACGACGTACTCTCCTGCAACGTGATGGACGGCCAGTGGCTGTTCTACGAGCATCCTCATTACAGGGGGCGCCAGTACCTGCTGCTCCCAGGTCAGTACAGGAGTTTTCAAGAGTGGGGAAGCATAAACCCCAGGGTAGGATCGATCAGACGTATCACAATGTAA
- the LOC124861190 gene encoding gamma-crystallin M3-like: protein MDKRQRAREKNNRNHERKALKLFVCLSLQIIFFEERNFQGRSYECIGDCSEITSHLRRCSSCRVESGIFMVYDQPYFRGLQYLLTKGEYPEYQDTIGFSDCIQSCRIVPVHAGPFKMRIYEKSNFDGPMHELTDDCDSIQDNYNMSDLQSCNVMDGYWLMFELPNFEGRMLYLKPGEYKNLREIGNDIRFKSIRRITQS from the exons ATGGATAAAAGGCAGCGCgccagagagaaaaacaacagaaatcatGAGCGGAAAG CTCTAAAACTGTTTGTATGTCTTTCCCTTCAGATTATTTTCTTTGAGGAGAGGAACTTCCAGGGTCGCTCATATGAGTGCATTGGCGACTGCTCGGAAATTACGTCTCACTTGAGGCGATGCAGCTCCTGCAGGGTGGAGAGTGGCATATTCATGGTCTATGACCAACCCTACTTCAGGGGCCTGCAGTACCTCCTAACCAAAGGGGAGTACCCTGAATATCAGGATACAATTGGGTTCAGTGACTGCATTCAGTCCTGCCGCATTGTCCCTGTG CACGCTGGACCCTTCAAGATGCGGATCTACGAGAAATCCAATTTTGATGGTCCGATGCATGAGCTGACTGATGACTGTGACTCCATCCAGGATAACTACAACATGTCAGACCTGCAGTCGTGCAACGTGATGGACGGCTACTGGCTGATGTTCGAGCTGCCTAACTTTGAGGGCAGGATGCTGTATCTGAAGCCAGGGGAGTACAAGAACCTCAGAGAAATCGGCAATGacatcagattcaagtcaatCAGGCGTATCACACAGTCCTAA